The following coding sequences are from one Loxodonta africana isolate mLoxAfr1 chromosome 18, mLoxAfr1.hap2, whole genome shotgun sequence window:
- the SERPINF1 gene encoding pigment epithelium-derived factor: MQALVLLLWTGALLGHGGSQNTGGSLEDSPAPDTTGLPVEEEDPFFKVPVNKLAAAISNFGYDLYRVRSSMSPAANVLLSPLSVATALSALSLGAEQRTESTIHRALYYDLISIADIHDTYKELLAAVTAPEKNLKSASRIIFEKKLRIKSTFVALLEKSYGTRPKVLIGNPRLDLQEINNWVQAQMKGKIARSTREMPNEISILLLGVAYFKGQWVTKFDSRKTSLADFHLDEERTVRVPMMSDPKAMLRYGLDSDLNCKIAQLPLTGSTSIIFFLPQKATQNLTMIEESLTSEFIQDIDRELKTVQAVLTIPKLKLSYEGEVTKSLQEMKLQSLFDSPDFGKITGKPIKVTQVEHRAGFEWNEDGAGTNSNPGVQPARLTFPLDYHLNQPFIFVLRDTDTGTLLFIGKILDPRST, from the exons ATGCAGGCCCTTGTGCTGCTCCTCTGGACGGGTGCCCTCCTTGGGCATGGCGGCTCCCAGAACACCGGCGGGAGCCTGGAG GACTCCCCAGCCCCTGATACCACGGGGCTACCAGTGGAAGAGGAGGATCCCTTCTTCAAGGTCCCTGTGAACAAGCTGGCAGCAGCCATCTCCAACTTTGGCTATGACCTTTACCGTGTGAGATCCAGCATGAGCCCTGCTGCCAATGTGCTCCTGTCTCCGCTCAGTGTGGCCACGGCACTCTCTgccctgtcactgg GAGCGGAACAGCGAACCGAGTCCACCATCCACCGGGCTCTCTACTATGACCTAATCAGCATTGCAGACATCCATGACACCTACAAGGAACTCCTCGCCGCAGTCACTGCCCCTGAGAAGAACCTCAAGAGTGCTTCCCGGATCATCTTCGAGAAGA AGCTGCGGATAAAATCAACCTTTGTTGCGCTGCTGGAAAAGTCATACGGGACCAGGCCCAAGGTCCTGATCGGCAACCCTCGCTTGGACCTCCAGGAGATTAACAACTGGGTGCAGGCCCAGATGAAAGGGAAGATCGCTAGGTCCACAAGGGAAATGCCCAATGAAATCAGCATTCTCCTTCTTGGTGTGGCTTACTTCAAGG GGCAGTGGGTAACCAAGTTTGATTCCAGGAAGACCTCCCTCGCGGATTTCCACTTGGATGAGGAGAGGACTGTGAGAGTCCCCATGATGTCAGATCCTAAGGCCATGTTACGCTATGGCTTGGATTCTGACCTCAACTGCAAG ATTGCTCAGCTGCCCTTGACTGGAAGCACAAGTATCATCTTCTTCCTGCCCCAGAAGGCAACCCAGAATTTGACCATGATAGAAGAGAGCCTCACCTCTGAGTTTATTCAAGACATAGACCGAGAACTGAAGACCGTCCAAGCAGTTCTGACCATCCCTAAGCTGAAGCTGAGTTATGAAGGCGAAGTCACCAAGTCCCTGCAGGAGATGA AGCTCCAGTCCTTGTTTGATTCACCAGACTTTGGCAAGATCACAGGCAAGCCCATCAAAGTTACTCAAGTGGAACACCGGGCTGGCTTCGAGTGGAACGAGGACGGGGCAGGAACCAACTCCAACCCTGGGGTCCAGCCTGCCCGCCTCACCTTTCCCCTGGACTATCACCTTAACCAACCTTTCATCTTTGTACTGAGGGACACGGACACAGGGACCCTTCTCTTCATAGGCAAAATTCTGGACCCCAGGAGCACCTAA
- the SMYD4 gene encoding SET and MYND domain-containing protein 4 isoform X5 gives MMLRKAECLVTLGRLQEASQTISDLESKLAAKPTLAASHFEVLQRNLHRLKTKVQKKENLSETFPAALTKAFKDMDLMEESEQIPSASSSVSLCTDPLKGRHLIATKDILPGELLVKEAAFVSVLNPGEMPQLHHGLESKWNTRVTNGDLHCHCCLKHTLATVPCDQCSYAKYCSQECMQQAWELYHTVECPQGGLLLTLGIFCHIALRVTLLARFEDVGKVVRKLCGEIGNKDICLPESENMLKTLNYDLGENEENGKIVETPIPGCDINGKYENNYNAVFNLLPHTENHSPEHKFLCALSVAALCRQLEAASFWALKPGLKSSKPKTAVTHVLSPELNIWGVVMLRHMLQLQCNAQAITTIQHTGSKESIITESREIRLATGIFPVVSLLNHSCRPNTSVSFTSTVATIRASQQIAKGQEILHCYGPHESRMAVAERQQKLRSQYFFECTCPACHKEPRATAGPRWAAFCCHSCRAVMQGEDVLSCGNRSCTESVSRSHLVSRLQDLQQQVGMAQKLLRSGKLEQAVQQLLGCQHAAESFLPAEHTVVGEIDDHLAQAYAALGDWEKSATHLQKSLQVVEVRHGPSSIEMGRELFKLAQIFFNGCAIPEALNTIQKAEKVLSVHCGPWSDEIEELQKMKSCLLNLLPIPVGPSG, from the exons ATGATGTTGCGTAAGGCAGAGTGTCTGGTGACCCTGGGCAGGCTACAGGAAGCAAGCCAGACCATCAGTGATCTTGAAAGTAAACTCGCTGCCAAACCAACACTAGCAGCTTCCCACTTTGAGGTTCTGCAGAGAAACCTACATCGTCTGAAAACAAAGGTACAAAAAAAGGAGAATCTCTCAGAAACCTTCCCAGCAGCTCTAACCAAAGCTTTCAAGGATATGGACCTAATGGAAGAGAGTGAACAAATTCCTAGTGCATCATCATCTGTCAGCTTATGTACAGACCCTTTAAAAGGTCGCCATCTGATTGCCACAAAAGACATTCTCCCAGGAGAGCTCCTGGTGAAGGAGGCAGCTTTTGTGAGTGTCCTTAACCCAGGAGAAATGCCACAGCTACACCATGGTCTAGAAAGCAAGTGGAACACCAGAGTTACCAATGGGGATCTCCACTGTCACTGCTGCTTGAAGCACACTTTGGCCACAGTTCCCTGTGATCAGTGCAGCTATGCCAAGTATTGCAGCCAAGAGTGCATGCAGCAGGCCTGGGAGCTCTACCACACTGTGGAGTGTCCTCAAGGGGGGCTGCTTCTCACACTGGGTATCTTCTGCCACATTGCCCTGAGGGTGACTCTTTTAGCTAGGTTTGAAGATGTTGGTAAAGTCGTAAGGAAGCTGTGTGGTGAGATTGGTAACAAGGATATCTGTTTACCTGAAAGTGAGAATATGCTCAAAACACTCAATTATGACCTGGGAGAGAATGAGGAAAATGGTAAAATAGTCGAGACCCCAATTCCTGGATGTGATATCAATGGGAAATATGAAAATAACTATAATGCTGTCTTCAATCTTTTGCCCCATACTGAAAACCATAGCCCAGAGCACAAATTCCTCTGTGCTCTGAGTGTTGCTGCACTGTGCAGGCAGCTTGAAGCAGCTAGCTTTTGGGCCCTCAAACCAGGTCTGAAGTCCTCTAAGCCAAAAACAGCAGTGACTCATGTGTTGTCTCCAGAGTTGAATATTTGGGGAGTGGTGATGCTGAGACACATGTTACAGCTTCAGTGTAATGCCCAGGCAATAACTACCATACAACACACAG GATCTAAAGAGAGCATCATTACCGAAAGCAGGGAGATTCGCCTTGCCACAGGCATCTTCCCTGTTGTCAGCCTCCTGAACCATTCCTGCAGGCCCAACACCAGCGTGTCCTTCACTAGCACTGTCGCCACCATTCGGGCATCACAGCAGATTGCAAAAGGGCAGGAGATTCTCCACTGCTATG GGCCTCACGAGAGCCGGATGGCTGTTGCTGAAAGGCAGCAGAAGCTGAGGTCTCAGTATTTCTTTGAATGCACCTGCCCAGCGTGTCACAAGGAGCCCAGAGCCACTGCAGGGCCCAGGTGGGCAGCATTCTGTTGTCACAGCTGCAGAGCTGTCATGCAG GGAGAGGATGTGCTGAGCTGTGGCAACAGATCTTGTACGGAATCAGTCAGCAGGAGTCACCTAGTCTCTCGGTTACAGGACCTTCAGCAGCAGGTTGGGATGGCCCAGAAGCTTCTCAGAAGTGGTAAATTAG AGCAAGCTGTTCAGCAGTTGTTGGGGTGCCAGCATGCTGCTGAGAGTTTCCTGCCAGCAGAACACACCGTGGTAGGAGAAATCGACGATCACCTGGCCCAGGCCTATGCCGCCTTAG GGGACTGGGAAAAGTCAGCTACCCACCTACAGAAGAGTCTGCAAGTGGTTGAGGTTCGCCATGGCCCATCCAGTATTGAAATGGGCCGTGAGCTCTTCAAACTGGCCCAAATCTTTTTCAATGG GTGTGCAATACCCGAAGCTCTGAATACAATACAAAAGGCAGAAAAGGTTCTGTCGGTTCACTGTGGCCCTTGGAGTGACGAGATTGAGGAGCTACAAAAGATGAAATCCTGTTTATTGAACTTGCTGCCCATCCCTGTGGGGCCTTCAGGCTAG
- the SMYD4 gene encoding SET and MYND domain-containing protein 4 isoform X4: MVLKRLSRGYLVGKDPNASLFYKEEGNKKFQEKDYMGAAVLYSKGVSHSRPNTEAISLCYANRSAAFFHLGQYETCLEDIIRAQSHGYPERLQPKMMLRKAECLVTLGRLQEASQTISDLESKLAAKPTLAASHFEVLQRNLHRLKTKVQKKENLSETFPAALTKAFKDMDLMEESEQIPSASSSVSLCTDPLKGRHLIATKDILPGELLVKEAAFVSVLNPGEMPQLHHGLESKWNTRVTNGDLHCHCCLKHTLATVPCDQCSYAKYCSQECMQQAWELYHTVECPQGGLLLTLGIFCHIALRVTLLARFEDVGKVVRKLCGEIGNKDICLPESENMLKTLNYDLGENEENGKIVETPIPGCDINGKYENNYNAVFNLLPHTENHSPEHKFLCALSVAALCRQLEAASFWALKPGLKSSKPKTAVTHVLSPELNIWGVVMLRHMLQLQCNAQAITTIQHTGSKESIITESREIRLATGIFPVVSLLNHSCRPNTSVSFTSTVATIRASQQIAKGQEILHCYGPHESRMAVAERQQKLRSQYFFECTCPACHKEPRATAGPRWAAFCCHSCRAVMQGEDVLSCGNRSCTESVSRSHLVSRLQDLQQQVGMAQKLLRSGKLEQAVQQLLGCQHAAESFLPAEHTVVGEIDDHLAQAYAALGDWEKSATHLQKSLQVVEVRHGPSSIEMGRELFKLAQIFFNGCAIPEALNTIQKAEKVLSVHCGPWSDEIEELQKMKSCLLNLLPIPVGPSG, encoded by the exons ACATGTCTTGAAGACATCATCAGAGCCCAGAGTCATGGGTATCCAGAAAGATTGCAACCCAAGATGATGTTGCGTAAGGCAGAGTGTCTGGTGACCCTGGGCAGGCTACAGGAAGCAAGCCAGACCATCAGTGATCTTGAAAGTAAACTCGCTGCCAAACCAACACTAGCAGCTTCCCACTTTGAGGTTCTGCAGAGAAACCTACATCGTCTGAAAACAAAGGTACAAAAAAAGGAGAATCTCTCAGAAACCTTCCCAGCAGCTCTAACCAAAGCTTTCAAGGATATGGACCTAATGGAAGAGAGTGAACAAATTCCTAGTGCATCATCATCTGTCAGCTTATGTACAGACCCTTTAAAAGGTCGCCATCTGATTGCCACAAAAGACATTCTCCCAGGAGAGCTCCTGGTGAAGGAGGCAGCTTTTGTGAGTGTCCTTAACCCAGGAGAAATGCCACAGCTACACCATGGTCTAGAAAGCAAGTGGAACACCAGAGTTACCAATGGGGATCTCCACTGTCACTGCTGCTTGAAGCACACTTTGGCCACAGTTCCCTGTGATCAGTGCAGCTATGCCAAGTATTGCAGCCAAGAGTGCATGCAGCAGGCCTGGGAGCTCTACCACACTGTGGAGTGTCCTCAAGGGGGGCTGCTTCTCACACTGGGTATCTTCTGCCACATTGCCCTGAGGGTGACTCTTTTAGCTAGGTTTGAAGATGTTGGTAAAGTCGTAAGGAAGCTGTGTGGTGAGATTGGTAACAAGGATATCTGTTTACCTGAAAGTGAGAATATGCTCAAAACACTCAATTATGACCTGGGAGAGAATGAGGAAAATGGTAAAATAGTCGAGACCCCAATTCCTGGATGTGATATCAATGGGAAATATGAAAATAACTATAATGCTGTCTTCAATCTTTTGCCCCATACTGAAAACCATAGCCCAGAGCACAAATTCCTCTGTGCTCTGAGTGTTGCTGCACTGTGCAGGCAGCTTGAAGCAGCTAGCTTTTGGGCCCTCAAACCAGGTCTGAAGTCCTCTAAGCCAAAAACAGCAGTGACTCATGTGTTGTCTCCAGAGTTGAATATTTGGGGAGTGGTGATGCTGAGACACATGTTACAGCTTCAGTGTAATGCCCAGGCAATAACTACCATACAACACACAG GATCTAAAGAGAGCATCATTACCGAAAGCAGGGAGATTCGCCTTGCCACAGGCATCTTCCCTGTTGTCAGCCTCCTGAACCATTCCTGCAGGCCCAACACCAGCGTGTCCTTCACTAGCACTGTCGCCACCATTCGGGCATCACAGCAGATTGCAAAAGGGCAGGAGATTCTCCACTGCTATG GGCCTCACGAGAGCCGGATGGCTGTTGCTGAAAGGCAGCAGAAGCTGAGGTCTCAGTATTTCTTTGAATGCACCTGCCCAGCGTGTCACAAGGAGCCCAGAGCCACTGCAGGGCCCAGGTGGGCAGCATTCTGTTGTCACAGCTGCAGAGCTGTCATGCAG GGAGAGGATGTGCTGAGCTGTGGCAACAGATCTTGTACGGAATCAGTCAGCAGGAGTCACCTAGTCTCTCGGTTACAGGACCTTCAGCAGCAGGTTGGGATGGCCCAGAAGCTTCTCAGAAGTGGTAAATTAG AGCAAGCTGTTCAGCAGTTGTTGGGGTGCCAGCATGCTGCTGAGAGTTTCCTGCCAGCAGAACACACCGTGGTAGGAGAAATCGACGATCACCTGGCCCAGGCCTATGCCGCCTTAG GGGACTGGGAAAAGTCAGCTACCCACCTACAGAAGAGTCTGCAAGTGGTTGAGGTTCGCCATGGCCCATCCAGTATTGAAATGGGCCGTGAGCTCTTCAAACTGGCCCAAATCTTTTTCAATGG GTGTGCAATACCCGAAGCTCTGAATACAATACAAAAGGCAGAAAAGGTTCTGTCGGTTCACTGTGGCCCTTGGAGTGACGAGATTGAGGAGCTACAAAAGATGAAATCCTGTTTATTGAACTTGCTGCCCATCCCTGTGGGGCCTTCAGGCTAG